One window of Chloroflexus aggregans DSM 9485 genomic DNA carries:
- a CDS encoding glycosyltransferase family 4 protein, which produces MRVLYILPHYSQSAMGNRIHAELIEEWRNHDVDTEVLSFSASLRRPTRTFEEGIVVHRLPASGSLPAKIANTLTARIFPYPYLASFIIGFGRFFAEHTYDLCHIETAFPLAWAAVLAGKRVPPLALTLPGADVMAEPEFDYGYARFRSVRAILPIVFRRALVIRADSPQIREAAIALGAAPDKVKVIPYNITNSSFPPVGEDLDALRARSRAALVARYHLDPRRPIVVGLNRLHPFKGMAYLVEAVPTVRAAGIEPQVLIVGPNRATPRFGDYGAFLSRRAAELGLSNHVLLTGGVPHTEVLTHLAGADAAVVPSVAEAFSRVVIEACAVGTPPVVTRTTGASAYVAAARAGVVVEPRSGPAIGAALVELLGDPVSWREYSTRAVTLALAFSSARIAADLIDLYRAAMASRQPLASLAAQDR; this is translated from the coding sequence ATGCGCGTACTTTACATCTTGCCTCACTACAGTCAGTCGGCAATGGGTAATCGCATCCATGCCGAGCTGATTGAGGAGTGGCGTAACCATGACGTTGATACCGAAGTGCTCAGCTTTTCAGCTTCCCTGCGTCGGCCTACTCGCACCTTTGAAGAAGGAATTGTCGTTCACCGTTTGCCGGCAAGCGGCTCATTGCCCGCCAAGATCGCCAATACTCTTACTGCCCGTATCTTCCCATACCCTTATCTTGCCAGCTTCATCATAGGCTTCGGGCGCTTTTTTGCCGAACATACCTACGATCTTTGCCATATCGAGACCGCGTTTCCGCTAGCGTGGGCGGCAGTGCTAGCTGGTAAACGTGTGCCGCCACTTGCTCTGACCCTGCCCGGTGCCGATGTCATGGCTGAGCCAGAATTCGACTACGGCTACGCTCGCTTTCGCAGCGTTCGCGCTATCTTACCGATCGTTTTCCGCCGCGCGTTGGTGATACGAGCCGACTCGCCTCAGATTCGTGAAGCAGCGATCGCGCTTGGCGCTGCGCCCGACAAGGTGAAGGTTATTCCCTACAATATTACGAATAGTAGTTTTCCGCCTGTAGGCGAAGATCTTGATGCTTTGCGCGCGCGCAGCCGTGCCGCATTGGTGGCGCGTTACCACCTTGATCCGCGTCGCCCGATTGTGGTTGGCCTCAACCGGTTGCATCCGTTCAAAGGTATGGCGTACCTTGTTGAAGCCGTGCCTACCGTTCGTGCTGCCGGAATTGAGCCGCAAGTGTTAATTGTTGGTCCCAATCGCGCCACGCCGCGTTTTGGTGATTATGGCGCGTTTTTATCGCGACGAGCCGCTGAATTGGGATTGTCTAATCATGTTCTGCTGACCGGCGGTGTTCCTCACACCGAAGTGCTGACCCATTTGGCTGGCGCTGATGCAGCAGTGGTTCCGTCAGTCGCCGAGGCGTTCAGCCGGGTCGTCATCGAGGCATGTGCCGTGGGAACGCCACCAGTTGTCACACGCACAACCGGGGCAAGTGCGTACGTCGCGGCTGCGCGGGCCGGTGTCGTGGTCGAGCCGCGCTCTGGGCCGGCGATTGGCGCTGCACTGGTTGAGTTGTTAGGGGATCCAGTGAGCTGGCGTGAGTATAGTACGCGCGCTGTTACATTGGCGCTGGCGTTTTCGTCAGCCCGGATTGCAGCCGATCTGATCGACTTGTACCGTGCGGCAATGGCTTCACGCCAGCCGCTGGCATCGCTCGCAGCACAGGATCGGTAA
- a CDS encoding sialidase family protein has product MTILSRTMLVLLTMLALIAVTAPIGLPLAAQDTVRLIAEFNIPNSSYLKQPKVATFKDQVYAFGIADANSNAGGRARLWTKREAAPDFPAPFEVGTTTQYPKDPLYVNAGITTTPAGDVITIWVDQAANIIYSRRRDPSGTWGPIVEVTRREIFAWEPALTVVTGGPQNGRIIAVWRDDEVENADNNGIYYTFSDNNGASWVPVRRAFAMKVFRTSPVLASGPNGEVALTFIRDAPRPIHVMLAMWTGDGFSVPVDINVGSDMSFTDSTVAIDNDRIYVGYRHVDQGIYYVEKPLSDALNNQPWPRATLLNEHGDGRVMVVTDRLGNLHITWIRRATVGGSRNQNRIGYAVRLADGRFFGPIESTNNGTVFNPWAAASTETGIYLHAVYDAFSGDIPIPRYALFRAPGSPFGSSPLIEGGVARVGGDGRTTMKVTFPDLSSIPQSLSVRWRWGAPPTDTENDSGGWVLLSTEATSSTELTVPIPPAFLTANDCTPRALFTQLRRNSDNVVETVVRNAAVTIDTTVVASVEVGNPIAMDPSSWYDGNFTVRDLDPHSTPVPQVMLMVHDGGDCSGLARVQIANNSAALAFNSDLDVDGDLTAIIPLPGFTFFPPSPDGNYNVVVRVYDKLGNSQTVTTTIRLDRTPPQLALSGSEVITATDSPLGDILQDLTFDLSSATITETNGIHGLMLAVSPTPVTSTVGLSSLRWIFAPATASSGRFTVSSWSMANAPGVTMATTSATEQTFSIYALLIDRAGNISSFDTVLETTATSTLTPMRTYLPLVNR; this is encoded by the coding sequence ATGACGATACTATCCCGAACCATGCTTGTGCTGCTGACGATGCTGGCGTTGATAGCGGTCACGGCACCGATAGGGCTGCCACTAGCAGCTCAGGATACGGTGCGTCTGATCGCTGAGTTCAATATCCCCAACAGCTCATATCTGAAGCAGCCGAAGGTTGCGACCTTTAAGGACCAGGTCTATGCCTTTGGTATCGCTGATGCTAATAGTAATGCTGGTGGCCGGGCGCGATTATGGACGAAGCGTGAAGCGGCGCCAGACTTTCCTGCCCCGTTTGAGGTCGGTACAACCACTCAGTATCCGAAGGATCCACTCTATGTCAATGCCGGGATAACGACCACGCCGGCCGGTGATGTGATCACAATCTGGGTTGATCAGGCGGCCAATATCATCTACAGCCGCCGACGCGATCCGTCCGGTACCTGGGGGCCGATCGTCGAAGTGACGCGGCGTGAAATTTTTGCATGGGAGCCGGCGTTGACGGTCGTAACCGGCGGGCCGCAAAATGGCCGCATTATTGCGGTGTGGCGCGATGATGAAGTTGAGAACGCGGATAATAACGGCATTTATTACACCTTCTCTGACAACAACGGCGCGTCGTGGGTACCGGTGCGGCGCGCCTTTGCGATGAAGGTGTTTCGCACCTCGCCGGTGTTAGCATCAGGGCCAAATGGCGAAGTGGCGTTGACCTTTATCCGCGATGCTCCGCGCCCAATTCATGTCATGTTGGCCATGTGGACCGGTGATGGCTTCAGCGTGCCGGTTGATATCAATGTGGGTAGTGATATGAGCTTCACGGATAGTACGGTGGCGATCGATAACGATCGGATTTACGTTGGCTATCGCCATGTTGATCAAGGGATCTATTATGTTGAAAAGCCCCTGAGCGATGCGCTGAATAACCAACCGTGGCCGCGTGCGACACTCCTGAATGAGCATGGCGATGGCCGGGTTATGGTTGTTACCGACCGCTTGGGTAATCTGCACATCACATGGATCAGGCGTGCCACCGTGGGTGGCTCGCGTAATCAAAACCGGATCGGCTATGCCGTCCGTTTAGCCGATGGGCGTTTCTTTGGCCCGATCGAATCGACCAATAACGGCACAGTCTTCAACCCGTGGGCGGCGGCTAGCACCGAGACCGGCATCTATCTCCATGCCGTGTATGATGCGTTTAGTGGTGACATACCCATCCCCCGCTATGCGCTCTTCCGTGCCCCTGGATCGCCGTTTGGTTCTTCACCGTTGATCGAGGGCGGCGTTGCACGTGTTGGCGGTGATGGTCGCACGACAATGAAAGTGACCTTCCCCGATCTGAGCTCCATTCCGCAGAGTTTGAGCGTGCGCTGGCGCTGGGGTGCGCCGCCGACCGATACCGAAAATGATTCGGGCGGCTGGGTTTTACTCTCGACGGAGGCGACATCGAGCACCGAATTGACCGTGCCAATCCCTCCAGCCTTCCTGACAGCGAATGATTGCACTCCTCGCGCACTCTTTACCCAGTTGCGGCGTAATAGCGACAATGTGGTTGAGACAGTTGTCCGCAATGCGGCGGTGACGATCGATACCACAGTGGTAGCGTCGGTTGAAGTCGGTAATCCAATTGCGATGGATCCGTCAAGCTGGTACGACGGCAACTTTACGGTGCGCGATCTCGATCCTCATAGCACGCCGGTGCCACAGGTGATGCTCATGGTGCATGATGGCGGTGATTGTAGCGGTTTGGCTCGCGTGCAGATCGCAAATAATTCGGCTGCACTGGCATTCAATAGCGACCTCGATGTCGATGGTGATTTGACTGCCATCATTCCGCTGCCCGGTTTTACCTTCTTTCCACCGTCGCCTGATGGCAACTACAACGTGGTGGTGCGGGTGTACGACAAGCTCGGTAACTCGCAGACCGTTACCACGACCATCCGGCTCGATCGCACGCCGCCGCAGCTCGCGCTGAGCGGCAGTGAAGTAATTACTGCAACCGACTCGCCGTTGGGTGATATCTTGCAAGACCTGACATTCGATCTCTCATCAGCCACGATTACCGAAACGAATGGTATTCACGGTCTTATGCTTGCAGTGAGTCCCACGCCGGTGACGAGTACGGTCGGGCTGTCGTCACTGCGTTGGATTTTCGCTCCGGCCACTGCGAGCAGTGGCCGATTTACGGTGTCGTCGTGGAGTATGGCGAACGCTCCCGGTGTGACGATGGCGACAACTAGTGCTACTGAGCAAACGTTCTCTATCTATGCGCTCTTGATCGATCGGGCCGGAAATATCAGCTCGTTTGATACGGTGCTGGAAACGACGGCGACAAGTACGCTAACTCCAATGCGAACGTATCTGCCGTTGGTGAATCGTTGA
- the hemN gene encoding oxygen-independent coproporphyrinogen III oxidase, translated as MTVEITRATIDRYNRPGPRYTSYPTVPHWQSDFTAEDYLAALREVATTTDPISVYVHLPFCAERCAYCGCNATATKRTEVVDHYLDRLERELELVTATLGTGRQVVQLHWGGGTPNFLNEAQSRRLMKLLHTAFTIDPAAEVALEVDPRIGSREQIFLFRELGFNRISFGVQDIAHDVQVAIGRIQPLSQTQTVVYAARDAGFTSINIDLVYGLPYQTPTSFATTLQAIIDLRPDRIACFSYAHLPQARPNQKRVDARQLPTGYEKFQLFRQAIDTLTAVGYDWIGMDHFALADDELAIAARERRLQRNFMGYTVLPAPHQIGFGMSAIGDLAGRYAQNDAHLGHYQRAIDAGRLPITRGMRLSDDDLMRRKAIMHLMCNLEVPFDLKLPPTGQRLDDVFPAEIERIAAYADDGLIEVEPHRLRVTERGRFFVRNLAMELDRYLQQATTRPLFSSTV; from the coding sequence ATGACTGTTGAGATCACCCGCGCAACGATCGACCGCTACAACCGTCCCGGACCGCGCTACACCAGCTACCCGACCGTTCCCCATTGGCAAAGCGACTTTACCGCCGAGGATTACCTGGCAGCCCTCCGCGAAGTCGCCACTACGACCGACCCCATCAGCGTCTATGTCCATCTACCCTTCTGTGCGGAACGATGCGCCTATTGCGGATGCAATGCCACTGCAACCAAACGGACAGAGGTCGTCGATCACTACCTCGACCGGCTAGAGCGCGAACTCGAATTGGTCACGGCGACGTTAGGTACAGGGCGGCAGGTGGTACAATTACATTGGGGTGGTGGCACGCCCAATTTCTTGAACGAAGCGCAGAGCCGACGCCTGATGAAACTGCTGCACACCGCCTTTACCATTGATCCGGCGGCAGAGGTCGCATTAGAAGTCGATCCGCGCATCGGCAGTCGCGAGCAAATCTTTCTCTTCCGCGAATTAGGGTTTAACCGGATCAGTTTTGGGGTACAAGACATTGCTCACGACGTGCAAGTGGCCATTGGGCGCATCCAACCACTCAGCCAGACCCAAACGGTTGTCTATGCTGCCCGAGATGCCGGATTTACCAGTATCAACATCGATCTCGTGTATGGGTTGCCGTATCAGACACCAACAAGCTTTGCCACGACATTACAGGCGATCATTGATTTACGCCCCGACCGCATTGCCTGTTTTAGCTATGCGCACCTACCGCAAGCGCGCCCGAATCAGAAACGGGTCGATGCGCGTCAACTACCGACCGGTTACGAGAAGTTCCAGCTTTTCCGGCAAGCAATTGATACGCTGACCGCAGTTGGATACGACTGGATCGGTATGGATCACTTCGCGTTGGCCGATGATGAATTGGCAATTGCAGCCCGTGAGCGACGGTTACAACGCAATTTTATGGGGTATACCGTTTTACCTGCGCCACACCAGATCGGTTTCGGTATGAGTGCTATCGGTGATTTGGCCGGTCGGTATGCCCAAAATGATGCGCACCTCGGCCATTACCAGCGCGCAATTGACGCCGGACGGTTACCGATCACGCGCGGTATGCGGCTGAGCGATGATGATCTGATGCGGCGGAAGGCGATCATGCATCTGATGTGCAACCTTGAAGTACCGTTTGATCTGAAACTACCTCCAACAGGTCAACGTCTTGATGATGTTTTTCCTGCCGAAATCGAGCGAATTGCGGCATACGCTGATGATGGCTTGATCGAGGTTGAACCACACCGCTTGCGGGTAACCGAACGTGGACGGTTTTTTGTACGTAATCTGGCAATGGAATTGGATCGCTATCTCCAGCAGGCAACGACACGGCCACTCTTTTCGAGCACAGTATGA
- a CDS encoding sialidase family protein: protein MTILSRTMLVLLTMLALIAVTAPIGLPLAAQDTVRLIAEFNIPNSSYLKQPKVATFKDQVYAFGIADANSNAGGRARLWTKREAAPDFPAPFEVGTTTQYPKDPLYVNAGITTTPAGDVITIWVDQAANIIYSRRRDPSGTWGPIVEVTRREIFAWEPALTVVTGGPQNGRIIAVWRDDEVENADNNGIYYTFSDNNGASWVPVRRAFAMKVFRTSPVLASGPNGEVALTFIRDAPRPIHVMLAMWTGDGFSVPVDINVGSDMSFTDSTVAIDNDRIYVGYRHVDQGIYYVEKPLSDALNNQPWPRATLLNEHGDGRVMVVTDRLGNLHITWIRRATVGGSRNQNRIGYAVRLADGRFFGPIESTNNGTVFNPWAAASTETGIYLHAVYDAFSGDIPIPRYALFRAPGGFPDSPPLIQNGAPIIGGVGISTVNVTFPNLPTTNLPDQVRWRWGAPPTDTENDSGGWQPFAPTGPTSVLTVPIPAALQTDIGCVERVLYTQLRRSTDGLAGQVQADGVIIDTSVLGGIVIANPFSRWKTSPFTSVTLADLIGEGGASDGHPDYTRVPALFVEARSLGDCSGLQRLALAPNTAALNSVNNLEISGSRFANVLPYPGTISEGPMPVAVQMRDALGNTMQATRTLTYDVTPPVLNGGNLQALAIPAAPTILVELQFTSLSVTDNLYPGRGFWGVWLANSRTPVANPAADPTLVWVPVEVPGDSNNFSIVWSPVSGLPEAQRTPGTYYIYARVLDGAGNPSATVLPVTTITLDQVTFPQVFLPMVQR, encoded by the coding sequence ATGACGATACTATCCCGAACCATGCTTGTGCTGCTGACGATGCTGGCGTTGATAGCGGTCACGGCACCGATAGGGCTGCCACTAGCAGCTCAGGATACGGTGCGTCTGATCGCTGAGTTCAATATCCCCAACAGCTCATATCTGAAGCAGCCGAAGGTTGCGACCTTTAAGGACCAGGTCTATGCCTTTGGTATCGCTGATGCTAATAGTAATGCTGGTGGCCGGGCGCGATTATGGACGAAGCGTGAAGCGGCGCCAGACTTTCCTGCCCCGTTTGAGGTCGGTACAACCACTCAGTATCCGAAGGATCCACTCTATGTCAATGCCGGGATAACGACCACGCCGGCCGGTGATGTGATCACAATCTGGGTTGATCAGGCGGCCAATATCATCTACAGCCGCCGACGCGATCCGTCCGGTACCTGGGGGCCGATCGTCGAAGTGACGCGGCGTGAAATTTTTGCATGGGAGCCGGCGTTGACGGTCGTAACCGGCGGGCCGCAAAATGGCCGCATTATTGCGGTGTGGCGCGATGATGAAGTTGAGAACGCGGATAATAACGGCATTTATTACACCTTCTCTGACAACAACGGCGCGTCGTGGGTACCGGTGCGGCGCGCCTTTGCGATGAAGGTGTTTCGCACCTCGCCGGTGTTAGCATCAGGGCCAAATGGCGAAGTGGCGTTGACCTTTATCCGCGATGCTCCGCGCCCAATTCATGTCATGTTGGCCATGTGGACCGGTGATGGCTTCAGCGTGCCGGTTGATATCAATGTGGGTAGTGATATGAGCTTCACGGATAGTACGGTGGCGATCGATAACGATCGGATTTACGTTGGCTATCGCCATGTTGATCAAGGGATCTATTATGTTGAAAAGCCCCTGAGCGATGCGCTGAATAACCAACCGTGGCCGCGTGCGACACTCCTGAATGAGCATGGCGATGGCCGGGTTATGGTTGTTACCGACCGCTTGGGTAATCTGCACATCACATGGATCAGGCGTGCCACCGTGGGTGGCTCGCGTAATCAAAACCGGATCGGCTATGCCGTCCGTTTAGCCGATGGGCGTTTCTTTGGCCCGATCGAATCGACCAATAACGGCACAGTCTTCAACCCGTGGGCGGCGGCTAGCACCGAGACCGGCATCTATCTCCATGCCGTGTATGATGCGTTTAGTGGTGACATACCCATCCCCCGCTATGCGCTCTTCCGCGCGCCGGGTGGGTTCCCCGACTCACCACCACTCATTCAAAACGGTGCCCCAATCATTGGTGGCGTGGGCATAAGCACGGTGAATGTCACCTTCCCCAATCTCCCGACGACGAACCTTCCCGATCAGGTGCGCTGGCGGTGGGGTGCGCCACCGACCGATACCGAGAACGACTCGGGTGGTTGGCAACCGTTTGCCCCGACCGGTCCGACCAGTGTCTTGACCGTCCCCATTCCGGCGGCATTGCAAACCGACATCGGCTGTGTCGAACGGGTGTTGTATACCCAGCTCCGTCGCTCGACCGACGGCTTGGCCGGTCAGGTTCAGGCTGATGGTGTGATCATCGACACATCTGTCTTGGGTGGTATCGTGATAGCCAATCCCTTCTCCCGCTGGAAGACTTCACCGTTTACCTCGGTGACACTCGCCGATCTGATCGGTGAGGGCGGCGCGAGCGATGGACACCCCGATTATACCCGTGTGCCGGCGCTCTTCGTCGAAGCGCGTAGTCTCGGTGATTGCAGCGGGTTACAACGCTTGGCCCTTGCCCCCAACACGGCAGCGTTGAATAGCGTGAATAATCTGGAGATTAGCGGTAGTCGGTTTGCCAACGTGCTGCCCTATCCCGGTACCATCAGTGAAGGCCCCATGCCGGTTGCTGTGCAAATGCGTGACGCCCTTGGAAATACCATGCAAGCCACGCGCACCTTGACCTACGATGTCACACCACCGGTGCTGAATGGTGGTAACCTCCAGGCACTCGCCATTCCCGCTGCGCCAACGATCTTGGTTGAACTGCAATTTACCAGTCTCAGTGTGACCGATAACCTCTACCCCGGTCGTGGGTTCTGGGGAGTGTGGCTGGCCAATAGCCGAACCCCGGTCGCCAATCCTGCCGCTGATCCCACTCTGGTGTGGGTACCGGTCGAAGTGCCGGGTGATAGCAACAATTTTAGTATCGTCTGGAGTCCGGTAAGTGGGTTGCCGGAAGCGCAACGCACACCGGGAACCTATTACATCTATGCCCGCGTGCTCGATGGAGCCGGTAATCCGAGTGCGACGGTGTTGCCGGTAACAACTATCACACTTGATCAAGTGACATTCCCGCAGGTATTCCTCCCAATGGTGCAGCGGTAG
- a CDS encoding ADP-ribosylglycohydrolase family protein, which translates to MNRHDRIAGGLFGLLIGDALGVPYEFHPPEALPPITAIDLQPPDGFARSHPTIPVGTWSDDGALALALLDSLLTCDRLDLNDFARKIQAWYEQGAYTPDGTVFDVGSQTLRAIRALQSGVPPYRAGPAGEFDNGNGALMRVLPLALWHRGHDRELVADAHLQSLPTHGHLRSQVCCALYCLWARYELAGDGDAWNTATKRLRDIYGNGQARIELETHIEPDKLVPGEGKGYVVDTLRSARWTVAQGSDYAHVVRLAIALGYDTDTTACVAGGIAGIRYGIEGIPTNWRQQLRGQPLVHELLTRLLQRG; encoded by the coding sequence ATGAATCGGCATGATCGGATTGCAGGTGGATTATTCGGTCTGCTCATCGGCGATGCCCTAGGTGTGCCATACGAATTTCATCCACCGGAAGCATTGCCACCGATCACAGCGATCGATTTACAGCCGCCGGATGGGTTTGCACGCAGTCATCCAACGATCCCGGTGGGAACATGGTCGGACGATGGAGCGCTGGCGCTGGCCCTCCTCGATTCGTTGCTGACGTGCGACCGGCTCGATCTGAACGATTTTGCCCGCAAGATACAGGCATGGTACGAGCAGGGAGCCTACACACCTGACGGAACGGTCTTCGATGTAGGTTCGCAAACGCTGCGCGCGATACGGGCGTTGCAGAGCGGTGTACCGCCATACCGCGCCGGGCCGGCGGGCGAGTTCGACAACGGTAATGGCGCGCTGATGCGGGTCTTGCCGCTGGCGTTATGGCATCGTGGTCATGACCGCGAGTTGGTCGCCGATGCGCATCTGCAATCACTGCCCACCCATGGTCATCTCCGGTCACAAGTCTGTTGCGCCCTCTATTGCCTATGGGCGCGCTACGAATTAGCGGGCGACGGAGATGCGTGGAACACCGCTACCAAGCGGCTGCGCGACATCTACGGCAACGGGCAAGCACGGATCGAACTGGAAACCCATATCGAACCCGACAAACTCGTACCGGGGGAGGGCAAGGGGTATGTCGTCGACACACTCCGTTCGGCGCGGTGGACCGTAGCGCAAGGCAGCGACTACGCTCACGTTGTTCGTCTCGCTATCGCCCTTGGCTACGACACCGACACGACGGCGTGCGTTGCCGGCGGAATTGCCGGGATCCGTTACGGGATCGAAGGCATTCCCACCAATTGGCGGCAGCAGTTACGCGGGCAACCTCTGGTTCACGAACTCCTAACCCGCTTGTTGCAACGCGGATGA
- a CDS encoding LamG domain-containing protein — translation MKRTPRLLPWVAITFTLIAVVAALFFALRPGQAEEGGPLLQYPPEPPAPTIGPNPTVPAGLASGPRFVADFTAADSLNGWQIVDLDFIMPEDRANWIVADGRLQQYFAGEFNDSRPFQTVALAPGEYTDAMVRVSFYDAFNGVAGLVARYQGEVGYEASYYRLRLLKHEYEATPKYVLEKVVDGVATPLATLEGPGFAPRQWHVIELDVRGGALVARLNGKVLLQATDSQPLPAGRVGVYSRALGGMLFDDFLVTP, via the coding sequence ATGAAACGCACGCCTCGTCTACTGCCGTGGGTGGCGATAACCTTCACGCTGATTGCGGTCGTGGCAGCGCTTTTCTTTGCGCTCCGCCCAGGTCAGGCCGAAGAGGGTGGCCCGCTGTTGCAGTACCCGCCCGAACCGCCGGCGCCGACGATTGGCCCCAATCCGACCGTGCCCGCCGGCTTGGCCTCCGGCCCACGCTTTGTCGCCGATTTTACCGCGGCGGATAGCTTGAATGGCTGGCAAATCGTCGATCTCGATTTCATCATGCCTGAAGACCGGGCGAATTGGATCGTGGCCGATGGTCGTTTGCAACAGTACTTTGCCGGTGAGTTCAACGACAGCCGCCCGTTCCAGACGGTGGCGCTCGCGCCCGGTGAGTACACGGATGCGATGGTGCGCGTAAGCTTCTACGATGCGTTTAACGGGGTGGCCGGACTGGTGGCGCGCTATCAGGGGGAGGTTGGGTACGAAGCGAGCTACTACCGGTTGCGGTTGCTGAAGCATGAGTACGAGGCGACGCCGAAGTACGTGCTGGAAAAGGTGGTGGATGGTGTGGCGACGCCGCTGGCGACGCTGGAGGGGCCGGGGTTTGCGCCGCGCCAGTGGCACGTGATCGAGTTGGATGTCCGTGGGGGCGCACTGGTGGCGCGGCTCAACGGGAAGGTGCTCTTGCAGGCGACCGACTCGCAACCGCTGCCGGCAGGCCGGGTGGGGGTCTATTCCCGCGCCCTCGGCGGGATGCTCTTTGATGATTTTCTGGTTACTCCGTAA
- the hemG gene encoding protoporphyrinogen oxidase: MMMANYDSVVIGGGIGGLAAAYTLYKRGYRVLVIEAANRVGGVIHSITTPEGFTLDCGPNTIGTNDVRLWQELIDLGLRDRIRPAARCGRRRYILINGTPIEIPSSPVGLITTRLLSWRGKLRVLGEPFVNIGTPTGEESVAAFFSRRIGHEAVAHLLDPFVAGVYAGDPNQLSAAAVFPSLWEAVQRGGSIVRGMLRRPKQKTLISEPKMRSRTFSFQGGLADWPRAIARALGTGNVWTGRRAVGLRDLGTYWEVTVDGTGRLETITTRSVIIATPAYVAAELVEALDPAAASALRSIPYAPVSVVHLGFRRDQLSHELNGFGVLAPSSERRQFLGILWASSLFPHVAPPDRVLTITLSGGAIRPEVAEQSEEALIESAIRDNQEVLGIRGQPLLTHVTRWHHAIAQYTLGHRERIATLERLEQRRPTLQLTGSYRGGIGIPKTWASGVGAGERIAAALDAQGTTADTLEQARG; encoded by the coding sequence ATGATGATGGCAAACTACGACAGTGTCGTGATCGGGGGTGGTATTGGCGGGTTGGCGGCAGCCTATACCCTCTATAAACGAGGGTACCGCGTGTTGGTGATCGAAGCTGCCAATCGGGTCGGTGGCGTGATCCACAGCATTACCACGCCCGAAGGTTTCACACTCGACTGCGGGCCAAATACGATTGGGACGAATGACGTGCGTCTGTGGCAGGAGTTGATCGATCTCGGTCTGCGCGATCGGATCAGACCGGCAGCACGGTGTGGCAGACGACGATACATTTTGATCAACGGGACGCCGATTGAGATTCCCTCGTCGCCGGTGGGACTGATCACGACCCGTTTGCTCTCGTGGCGTGGTAAATTGCGTGTGCTGGGCGAACCATTTGTCAATATCGGTACACCTACCGGTGAAGAGAGTGTTGCCGCTTTCTTCAGCCGACGGATCGGCCATGAAGCAGTTGCTCACTTGCTCGATCCGTTTGTGGCCGGAGTCTACGCCGGCGATCCCAATCAACTGTCGGCGGCAGCAGTCTTCCCATCGCTGTGGGAAGCGGTGCAGCGCGGTGGTAGTATCGTGCGCGGGATGCTGAGGCGTCCGAAGCAAAAAACGCTTATCAGCGAACCCAAGATGCGGAGCCGAACCTTCAGTTTTCAAGGCGGATTAGCCGATTGGCCGCGAGCTATTGCCCGCGCCCTTGGCACCGGCAATGTCTGGACGGGGCGTAGGGCTGTCGGCCTGCGTGATCTCGGCACGTATTGGGAAGTGACGGTTGATGGAACAGGCCGTCTTGAGACGATCACGACGCGCAGTGTGATCATCGCGACACCGGCCTACGTCGCCGCCGAACTCGTTGAAGCGCTTGATCCGGCGGCAGCGAGCGCGCTCCGCAGCATCCCATACGCACCGGTATCCGTCGTTCACCTCGGTTTTCGCCGCGATCAGCTCTCGCACGAACTGAACGGATTTGGGGTTTTAGCCCCTTCAAGCGAACGTCGGCAGTTTTTGGGGATTCTATGGGCGTCTAGCCTTTTCCCACACGTTGCCCCGCCTGACCGTGTCTTAACGATCACGTTGTCGGGTGGTGCGATCCGACCAGAAGTGGCCGAACAGAGCGAAGAGGCGCTGATCGAATCGGCCATCCGTGACAATCAAGAAGTGTTGGGCATTCGGGGCCAACCGCTGCTGACCCACGTCACGCGCTGGCACCATGCAATTGCACAATACACGCTCGGTCATCGTGAGCGGATTGCAACCCTCGAACGGCTCGAACAGCGGCGTCCAACATTGCAATTGACCGGTAGCTACCGCGGTGGGATCGGTATCCCGAAGACGTGGGCTAGCGGTGTTGGAGCGGGCGAACGGATTGCAGCAGCGCTCGATGCGCAAGGCACGACTGCCGATACGCTGGAACAGGCACGCGGGTAA